In the Siphonobacter curvatus genome, one interval contains:
- a CDS encoding TonB-dependent receptor, protein MNRTCILFWIVLLGLGSLAAYSQTSLTGKVTDAATQQPLAGVSISLVGTVTGTITDAKGNFTLNTSTTPPLQLRISSVGYATQVLDVSANQTHLTITLHEQAYLGEEVVVSASRVEENVLQSPVSIEKMDIRSIQSTPAASFYDALRNLKGVDVATQSLTFTSVNTRGFAGNGNTRVVQMVDGMDNQAPGLNFAVGNIVGISELDLESVELLPGAASALYGPNATNGLLLMNSKSPFQYQGLSAYVKGGVMHASNRSEATTPFYDASIRFAKAFNNKVAFKLNVSYLAAKDWQATDTRDQSFGLAADNPLYPGFDRIPATNPNYNGVNVYGDENSSNVSLASFRPVFAQFMQLPAAQLNAIDPRLTQIVNGIKAISAGTGLPASTIINGILLPDQLVARTGYTERDLVDYRTKSLKVSGALHYRLSDKVEAIVQANWGLGTTVYTSSDRYYIKDFTLGQYKLELKGDHFFVRAYTTQERSGDAYASGILASYINEAWKPSLNSAALASSWYPQYAFTYGGGALQLFNQALQAALAAGQTPQAAYAAAQGAVSANAGLLNGLARSAADAGRLQPGTAEFNAVADRVKGNPIPQGARFLDRTNLYHAEGMYNFKKLLDPKIAEVLVGGNYRVYDLNSGGTLFLQKPGGGEYNIKEWGGYVQAVRSFADVFKLTGSIRYDKNENFKGQWSPRLSGVLTLAKTHNIRASYQTGFRIPTTQNQYISLASPVSLLLGGLQVVRDAYNLNSYADQLYAYDDTYLSNTSDRSKWNKIRLTEFKPERVLTYEIGYKGLIAEKLLIDAYYYHSVFQNYIGGLVFINPDNPKTLGTGGPLTVSSPYNYEKNIRYQGFGLGLDYLLPKGFIISGNVSNTTLNTGGVGLFDGKRNRNVLDDGFKVGFNTPKYRYNASVAKRISARSNWGFAVTYRYQDAFNWMELLLPARARTTENHPQVLIPAYGTLDAQVSLKIPSVKSILKVGASNVLNKAYTTAWGNPQIGGMYYVSLNFDELLH, encoded by the coding sequence ATGAATCGTACCTGTATTTTATTTTGGATTGTTCTGCTTGGATTAGGAAGCCTAGCGGCCTACAGTCAAACTTCTCTGACCGGTAAAGTTACCGATGCTGCTACCCAACAGCCGCTGGCTGGGGTGAGTATTTCATTAGTAGGTACGGTAACGGGTACCATCACCGATGCCAAAGGAAACTTCACCCTGAATACGTCAACCACACCACCGCTTCAGCTCCGTATTTCCAGCGTTGGATACGCGACGCAGGTACTGGATGTTTCCGCGAATCAAACCCATCTGACCATTACTCTCCATGAGCAGGCCTATTTGGGTGAAGAAGTGGTAGTATCCGCTTCTCGCGTGGAGGAGAACGTACTTCAATCACCCGTATCCATCGAAAAAATGGATATACGCAGTATCCAGTCTACCCCCGCGGCCAGCTTCTACGATGCCTTACGGAATTTAAAAGGGGTGGATGTAGCCACCCAGTCGCTGACGTTTACCTCAGTCAATACCCGGGGCTTTGCTGGTAATGGCAATACGCGGGTGGTACAAATGGTAGATGGGATGGACAATCAGGCTCCCGGCCTCAATTTCGCCGTGGGAAACATTGTCGGTATTTCCGAACTCGATTTGGAAAGTGTGGAGTTACTGCCGGGAGCAGCTTCGGCTCTATATGGTCCCAATGCAACCAATGGACTACTACTGATGAACAGTAAGAGTCCATTTCAATACCAGGGCTTAAGTGCCTACGTGAAAGGTGGCGTCATGCACGCCAGTAACCGCTCCGAAGCAACCACGCCCTTTTATGACGCTTCTATTCGCTTTGCCAAAGCATTCAATAACAAAGTAGCCTTTAAACTCAACGTAAGTTACTTAGCGGCCAAAGACTGGCAAGCAACGGATACCCGAGACCAAAGCTTCGGGCTGGCGGCCGATAACCCCTTATATCCGGGATTTGACCGTATACCTGCCACTAACCCCAATTACAACGGTGTGAATGTGTACGGGGATGAGAATTCATCGAACGTGAGTCTGGCTAGTTTTCGGCCGGTATTTGCCCAGTTTATGCAATTACCCGCCGCTCAACTGAACGCGATCGATCCTCGCCTGACGCAGATTGTCAACGGGATCAAAGCGATTTCGGCCGGTACGGGTTTACCCGCAAGCACCATTATCAACGGTATTCTTTTGCCCGATCAATTAGTGGCTCGCACGGGATACACCGAACGGGACTTGGTAGATTATCGTACGAAAAGTCTGAAAGTGAGCGGTGCTCTGCACTACCGCCTGAGTGATAAAGTAGAAGCGATAGTACAGGCAAACTGGGGATTGGGTACAACAGTGTATACGTCTTCAGACCGTTATTACATCAAAGACTTCACCTTAGGCCAGTATAAACTGGAATTGAAAGGAGATCATTTTTTCGTACGAGCGTATACTACCCAGGAAAGATCAGGGGATGCCTATGCGTCGGGTATTTTGGCGAGTTATATCAATGAAGCCTGGAAACCCAGTCTTAACTCGGCCGCTCTGGCGAGCTCCTGGTATCCACAATACGCGTTTACCTACGGGGGCGGAGCCTTGCAACTCTTCAACCAGGCTCTACAGGCGGCTCTGGCAGCTGGACAAACGCCCCAGGCCGCTTACGCCGCCGCTCAGGGTGCGGTCAGTGCTAACGCCGGCCTGTTGAATGGATTAGCTCGTTCCGCGGCTGATGCAGGTCGTCTACAACCCGGTACAGCTGAATTTAACGCCGTTGCTGATCGGGTCAAAGGCAATCCAATTCCGCAGGGAGCCCGTTTCCTAGACCGTACCAATCTCTACCACGCCGAAGGGATGTACAACTTTAAGAAGCTGCTCGATCCTAAAATTGCGGAAGTCTTGGTAGGCGGAAATTATCGTGTGTACGATTTGAACTCGGGCGGTACGCTCTTCCTGCAAAAACCGGGTGGTGGCGAATACAATATCAAAGAGTGGGGCGGCTATGTACAGGCCGTTCGTTCGTTTGCGGATGTTTTCAAATTGACCGGATCGATTCGGTACGATAAGAATGAGAACTTTAAAGGCCAGTGGAGCCCACGTCTGTCGGGCGTTTTAACGCTGGCGAAAACGCATAATATTCGGGCTAGCTACCAAACGGGTTTCCGTATCCCCACCACTCAAAATCAGTACATCAGTCTGGCTTCACCCGTATCCTTACTGCTGGGTGGCTTGCAAGTCGTTCGGGATGCCTATAACCTGAATTCGTACGCGGACCAACTGTATGCCTACGATGATACCTACTTATCGAACACCAGCGATCGTTCGAAATGGAATAAAATCCGATTGACGGAATTCAAGCCCGAACGCGTGCTAACTTATGAAATCGGTTATAAAGGTCTGATTGCCGAGAAGTTGCTCATCGATGCGTACTATTACCATAGCGTTTTCCAGAATTACATCGGAGGATTGGTATTCATTAACCCGGATAATCCTAAAACGCTGGGTACGGGCGGACCATTAACGGTTTCTTCACCGTACAACTACGAAAAGAATATCCGGTACCAGGGTTTTGGTCTGGGGCTGGATTATTTGCTACCCAAGGGTTTTATCATTAGCGGAAACGTGTCGAATACGACGTTAAATACCGGGGGCGTAGGACTTTTCGATGGAAAGCGGAACCGGAATGTACTTGATGATGGTTTCAAGGTCGGCTTTAATACGCCTAAGTACCGGTACAATGCCTCGGTAGCCAAGCGAATTTCAGCTCGTTCGAACTGGGGATTTGCGGTTACCTATCGCTATCAGGATGCTTTTAACTGGATGGAACTATTATTGCCCGCTCGAGCTCGTACGACTGAAAACCACCCACAGGTTTTAATTCCGGCCTATGGTACGCTGGATGCTCAGGTAAGTTTGAAAATTCCGTCGGTAAAATCAATTTTGAAAGTAGGAGCCAGTAATGTATTGAATAAAGCCTATACGACGGCCTGGGGCAACCCGCAGATTGGCGGTATGTATTACGTAAGTCTGAATTTTGATGAACTCCTTCACTGA
- a CDS encoding MerR family transcriptional regulator: protein MSSYSIKDLEQLSGIKAHTLRIWEQRYAIIQPKRTDTNIRTYAEQDLKLVLNIAQLKDHGYKISEIAKMTTEAIHQKVMDISERQLAYPDQIHALTLSMLDLDEDQFEKIINTNILRFGFESLIINIIYPFLSRISTLWMTSSIGPAQEHFIVNLIRQKIIVAIDGQLNKQREGARKFLLFLPEGELQELILLFADYIIRSRHHKVVYLGQSLPFEELGFVYNVHSPDYLLTIFKSIPPGYEEFQAYLDKFSAAFPRATILILCNQHSHGPILVPANIRFIRDIQELIQLADH from the coding sequence ATGAGCAGTTACTCGATTAAAGACCTTGAGCAGTTATCCGGAATCAAGGCCCATACGCTACGAATCTGGGAACAACGCTACGCTATTATTCAACCCAAACGAACCGATACTAACATTCGGACCTATGCAGAACAGGATTTAAAACTGGTGTTGAACATCGCCCAGCTCAAAGATCACGGTTACAAAATTTCAGAAATAGCAAAGATGACCACGGAGGCCATCCACCAGAAAGTGATGGACATTTCCGAACGTCAGCTGGCTTATCCCGATCAGATTCACGCCCTTACGCTTTCGATGCTCGATCTGGACGAAGACCAGTTCGAAAAAATCATCAATACCAATATCCTGCGATTTGGCTTCGAAAGCCTCATTATCAACATCATTTATCCCTTTCTTAGCCGGATTAGTACGCTTTGGATGACGAGCAGCATTGGTCCTGCTCAGGAGCATTTTATCGTTAATCTAATTCGGCAAAAAATTATCGTGGCCATTGATGGTCAACTGAACAAACAACGCGAAGGAGCCCGAAAATTTTTACTCTTTTTGCCAGAAGGTGAACTTCAGGAGCTAATTCTACTTTTTGCCGATTACATCATCCGCTCACGGCACCACAAGGTCGTTTACCTGGGTCAAAGTTTGCCTTTTGAAGAGTTGGGTTTTGTGTACAATGTGCACAGTCCCGATTATCTACTCACTATTTTTAAATCCATTCCGCCGGGTTACGAGGAATTTCAGGCGTATCTGGACAAATTTTCGGCAGCCTTTCCTCGAGCCACGATTTTGATTCTCTGTAATCAGCACTCGCACGGGCCCATTCTGGTTCCGGCCAATATTCGATTTATCCGCGACATTCAGGAGCTCATCCAACTGGCCGATCATTAA